In Raphanus sativus cultivar WK10039 chromosome 5, ASM80110v3, whole genome shotgun sequence, the following proteins share a genomic window:
- the LOC108861842 gene encoding uncharacterized protein LOC108861842: MASLSYGVSNICRSQEILSATVQIRPTGLHITGRIRAAKKILYNGLSSSVEGRVNTQRMMCRVSSESSTETEEDSATKTKKTPFGYTRKDVLLIGVGVTALGIGLESGLEYVGVDPLQAGNAVQLILVLGLTLGWISTYIFRVGNKEMTYAQQLRDYESQVMQKRLESLSEAELEALMEQVDEEKRQV, encoded by the exons ATGGCTTCTCTATCGTACGGAGTTTCGAACATATGCAGAAGCCAAGAGATTCTGTCGGCAACGGTTCAGATTCGTCCCACTGGGCTACATATCACAG GAAGAATCAGAGCTGCGAAGAAAATCTTATATAATGGATTGTCATCATCAGTGGAGGGGAGAGTCAATACACAAAGAATGATGTGTAGAGTGAGCTCAGAATCATCTACTGAAACTGAAGAAGATTCTGCCACAAAGACCAAG AAGACGCCGTTTGGATACACGAGGAAGGATGTTCTGTTGATAGGAGTGGGAGTGACTGCACTTGGTATCGGGCTAGAGAGCGGACTTGAG TATGTGGGAGTAGATCCTTTGCAAGCAGGTAATGCTGTACAGCTGATATTGGTGCTAGGCTTGACACTAGGTTGGATATCGACTTACATCTTTAGAGTCGGTAACAAGGAGATGACTTATGCTCAGCAGCTTCGTGACTACGAGTCTCAAGTCATGCAG AAACGGTTGGAGAGCTTATCTGAGGCGGAGTTAGAGGCGTTGATGGAAcaagttgatgaagagaagagaCAAGTTTAG
- the LOC108861841 gene encoding LOW QUALITY PROTEIN: B3 domain-containing protein At5g25470 (The sequence of the model RefSeq protein was modified relative to this genomic sequence to represent the inferred CDS: substituted 2 bases at 2 genomic stop codons): MKRKVSPESEIHENQATKTTFSKSLSPGQNWKSKSMRIIPQEIARSNHAAFEHRVVFTVPWKNSWQLWLQRDKNCLFMIKEDWDEFVDDNLLGSDDTLVFTHQGTMYFQVRIFKKDGKEVVSAPLKVTEPETEPVLPPKPESSHQEETTPASGKENYYFSLSMPKNXLFSFLFSCIGDXTTFSKWREGSFAERCLLNPNNPYFEKTLSKTNKILYVSPLVIKKYDLEFGPHNSSMDFLLPDGDKLEGFTKSYSGLYAFSGWEDVCQKYNLKQGDTVVCEFELSGRVVTAVRVHLVSE, translated from the exons atgaagaGAAAAGTGTCGCCGGAGAGTGAAATCCACGAAAATCAGGCCACGAAGACTACCTTCTCCAAGTCTCTTTCTCCAGGACAAAACTGGAAGTCTAAAtcaatg AGGATTATTCCTCAAGAGATTGCGAGAAGCAACCACGCGGCTTTTGAGCACAGAGTGGTGTTCACTGTTCCATGGAAGAACTCCTGGCAGCTCTGGCTCCAGCGAGACAAGAATTGTCTGTTCATGATAAAAGAAGATTGGGATGAGTTCGTCGACGACAACCTTTTGGGTTCGGATGATACTTTGGTCTTCACGCATCAAGGCACTATGTATTTCCAAGTGCGTATCTTTAAGAAAGATGGTAAAGAGGTCGTCTCCGCTCCTCTTAAAGTTACTGAACCGGAAACTGAACCGGTTCTTCCTCCTAAGCCCGAGAGTTCTCACCAGGAGGAGACAACCCCTGCCTCTGGTAaagaaaactattatttttctctctctatgCCAAAAAATTgactgttttcttttttgtttagttgTATTGGCGACTGAACGACTTTCAGCAAGTGGAGGGAGGGAAGTTTTGCTGAGCGATGCCTCTTGAATCCCAACAACCCTTACTTTGAGAAGACGCTGAGTAAAACTAACAAAATTCTG TATGTGAGTCCTCTGGTGATTAAGAAGTATGACTTGGAGTTTGGTCCCCATAATTCCTCCATGGACTTCCTTCTCCCCGATGGAGACAAACTCGAGGGCTTCACTAAGAGTTACAGCGGTTTGTATGCTTTCTCTGGCTGGGAAGATGTCTGTCAAAAGTACAACCTCAAACAAGGAGACACTGTGGTTTGTGAATTTGAGCTCTCTGGACGTGTGGTTACTGCTGTTAGAGTGCATTTGGTGAGTGAGTAA
- the LOC130495245 gene encoding uncharacterized protein LOC130495245 isoform X2 produces MVQHAAPSPAAAPHLPHDFPDIPEPHVAPGVMTVAQLVQQPGRDHLPYLTLYPREPGQTWFDRSHNGISAWINRMMYSDLKKGYATFTVMPRDEQELWFRQFAQEFNWHPDNTTFIRNAFIHKCMDSYSGQIYEWKQKWLADKVPKWINMTTWEELCVHWDKDSTKQVSNTNSANRKSDRGGKGMYKHNLGAQSIPTLADKMAQENEGEPVGDFPLYKRIHTNKTTGQIDDGLAQEVVSLVDSMTQDEEARLSQIQADLDLDATSTESTALSQVRINELLESAIPKKKGRLVGLGRRSKSVPPTSQVPVDPTLMDQLKDKDERIRQLEEKMAAQERAREADRRRSEKMMAAFMRQFPDQNFDVDEDE; encoded by the exons ATGGTTCAGCATGCGGCTCCTTCTCCCGCTGCGGCCCCTCATCTTCCTCACGACTTCCCAGACATTCCCGAGCCTCATGTCGCTCCAGGAGTGATGACTGTTGCACAGCTGGTGCAACAGCCAGGTCGTGACCATCTCCCTTATCTCACTCTGTATCCTAGGGAACCCGGTCAGACTTG GTTCGACCGATCCCATAACGGGATCAGCGCTTGGATCAACAGGATGATGTATTCCGACCTCAAGAAGGGATACGCAACCTTCACAGTGATGCCGAGGGATGAGCAGGAGCTCTGGTTTCGTCAGTTTGCT CAAGAGTTCAACTGGCATCCGGATAACACGACGTTCATCCGCAACGCCTTCATCCACAAATGTATGGATTCATATTCCGGGCAAATATATGAATGGAAGCAGAAGTGGCTAGCGGATAag gtcccaaagtggatcaacatgaCCACTTGGGAGGAGTTGTGTGTCCATTGGGACAAGGACTCGACGAAGCAGGTCTCTAACACCAACTCCGCCAACCGCAAGAGCGATCGTGGCGGGAAGGGCATGTACAAGCACAATTTGGGTGCTCAGTCTATTCCCACTCTCGCAGACAAGATG GCGCAAGAAAATGAAGGTGAGCCCGTGGGTGATTTCCCTTTGTACAAGAGGATCCACACCAACAAGACCACGGGCCAGATTGATGACGGTCTTGCGCAGGAGGTTGTCTCCCTGGTGGACAGTATGACACAAGACGAGGAGGCCCGTCTCTCCCAGATCCAGGCCGATCTCGATCTTGACGCCACATCTACTGAGTCCACTGCCCTCTCTCAAGTCCGAATCAACGAGCTTCTTGAATCG gcgattccaaagaagaagggacGTTTGGTCGGTTTGGGTCGTCGATCCAAATCGGTTCCTCCTACGTCTCAGGTGCCAGTTGATCCTACTCTGATGGATCAACTGAAGGATAAGGATGAACGCATCCGTCAGTTGGAGGAGAAGATGGCGGCTCAAGAGAGAGCTAGAGAGGCAGACAGGAGGCGGAGTGAGAAGATGATGGCGGCCTTCATGAGGCAATTCCCGGACCAGAACTTCGACGTCGACGAGGACGAGTAG
- the LOC130495245 gene encoding uncharacterized protein LOC130495245 isoform X1: MDSSDQSARARSRRAPPRGRATSTTPSDSRVSSSRSRGSSSSSQSPRPAMVQHAAPSPAAAPHLPHDFPDIPEPHVAPGVMTVAQLVQQPGRDHLPYLTLYPREPGQTWFDRSHNGISAWINRMMYSDLKKGYATFTVMPRDEQELWFRQFAQEFNWHPDNTTFIRNAFIHKCMDSYSGQIYEWKQKWLADKVPKWINMTTWEELCVHWDKDSTKQVSNTNSANRKSDRGGKGMYKHNLGAQSIPTLADKMAQENEGEPVGDFPLYKRIHTNKTTGQIDDGLAQEVVSLVDSMTQDEEARLSQIQADLDLDATSTESTALSQVRINELLESAIPKKKGRLVGLGRRSKSVPPTSQVPVDPTLMDQLKDKDERIRQLEEKMAAQERAREADRRRSEKMMAAFMRQFPDQNFDVDEDE; this comes from the exons AT ggATTCTAGTGACCAGAGTGCGAGGGCTCGATCTCGTCGGGCCCCACCGCGAGGCCGCGCTACTTCGACGACCCCTTCGGATTCTCGGGTTTCGTCTAGCCGGTCTCGGGGTTCGTCATCCTCATCGCAGAGCCCCCGTCCCGCTATGGTTCAGCATGCGGCTCCTTCTCCCGCTGCGGCCCCTCATCTTCCTCACGACTTCCCAGACATTCCCGAGCCTCATGTCGCTCCAGGAGTGATGACTGTTGCACAGCTGGTGCAACAGCCAGGTCGTGACCATCTCCCTTATCTCACTCTGTATCCTAGGGAACCCGGTCAGACTTG GTTCGACCGATCCCATAACGGGATCAGCGCTTGGATCAACAGGATGATGTATTCCGACCTCAAGAAGGGATACGCAACCTTCACAGTGATGCCGAGGGATGAGCAGGAGCTCTGGTTTCGTCAGTTTGCT CAAGAGTTCAACTGGCATCCGGATAACACGACGTTCATCCGCAACGCCTTCATCCACAAATGTATGGATTCATATTCCGGGCAAATATATGAATGGAAGCAGAAGTGGCTAGCGGATAag gtcccaaagtggatcaacatgaCCACTTGGGAGGAGTTGTGTGTCCATTGGGACAAGGACTCGACGAAGCAGGTCTCTAACACCAACTCCGCCAACCGCAAGAGCGATCGTGGCGGGAAGGGCATGTACAAGCACAATTTGGGTGCTCAGTCTATTCCCACTCTCGCAGACAAGATG GCGCAAGAAAATGAAGGTGAGCCCGTGGGTGATTTCCCTTTGTACAAGAGGATCCACACCAACAAGACCACGGGCCAGATTGATGACGGTCTTGCGCAGGAGGTTGTCTCCCTGGTGGACAGTATGACACAAGACGAGGAGGCCCGTCTCTCCCAGATCCAGGCCGATCTCGATCTTGACGCCACATCTACTGAGTCCACTGCCCTCTCTCAAGTCCGAATCAACGAGCTTCTTGAATCG gcgattccaaagaagaagggacGTTTGGTCGGTTTGGGTCGTCGATCCAAATCGGTTCCTCCTACGTCTCAGGTGCCAGTTGATCCTACTCTGATGGATCAACTGAAGGATAAGGATGAACGCATCCGTCAGTTGGAGGAGAAGATGGCGGCTCAAGAGAGAGCTAGAGAGGCAGACAGGAGGCGGAGTGAGAAGATGATGGCGGCCTTCATGAGGCAATTCCCGGACCAGAACTTCGACGTCGACGAGGACGAGTAG